One window from the genome of Xiphophorus hellerii strain 12219 chromosome 16, Xiphophorus_hellerii-4.1, whole genome shotgun sequence encodes:
- the LOC116735017 gene encoding apolipoprotein L3-like, producing MSQERWKLQRALGQYVSDTLTYIVAVRDFCKMFSEWKNCREKEVEKIRDIKKRADKIDPSFTKSSLLKRIKSKFQINTDREHAELEKELDEVLKETLKGLEKLNTFLDAVEKLAVTSLQVFNENKMLFLSEEISFDEVQDLIKSARQICPLLLEFKRDPTAFFVPTRHNVEVLLYQLEKHVNTSEKIFEKLSDSLRIDICQEMTKNLVVLCDLSDDVMQKMTDQVKQLDKIRMDDDFRMMFLFQRISYSEFVNKYNDELPEMLQFLDEIEQCAVKLDSMNKGAKISSVAGSSVGAVGGILSIVGLALIPFTAGVSLGLTVAGAAMAGTSGVNSLVTTVVEGKVNHTQTQQANTAFQRFMFGVQRIQDCLEEAAKPPYAEVTQSSEDVFHMAGKIASKVRGIEKAGDLIIDAAAAANAGKVVLQEGKALSTVSRMASDVPDIGQAAVRGSLAITKGARVGFIAVNALFLGVDIFFITTDSKALAKGTESKVSKFLRARAALWLSEIEAWGKICNSLSSSELTTEEIREMLEKPFYPV from the exons ATGTCTCAAGAAag GTGGAAACTGCAGCGGGCCTTGGGTCAGTATGTCTCAGATACTCTCACTTACATCGTAGCTGTGAGAGATTTCTGTAAGATGTTTTCTGAATGGAAGaactgcagagagaaagaagtgGAGAAAATCAGAGATATCAAAAAAAGGGCTGATAAGATTGACCCGTCTTTCACCAAGTCAAGCCTACTGAAACGTATAAAGAGCaaattccaaataaatacagacagGGAACATGCAGAGCTGGAGAAGGAGCTGGATGAAGTGTTGAAAGAAACACTGAAAGGTTTGGAGAAACTCAACACCTTCTTGGATGCAGTGGAGAAGCTGGCGGTCACGTCTCTGCAGGTTTTCAATGAGAACAAGATGTTGTTCCTGTCTGAAGAGATCAGCTTTGATGAAGTTCAGGATTTGATTAAATCTGCACGACAGATCTGCcctctgctgctggagttcaAACGAGATCCAACTGCATTCTTTGTTCCCACAAGACACAATGTGGAGGTTCTGCTGTACCAGCTggaaaaacatgtaaacaccagcgagaaaatatttgaaaaacttTCTGACAG CCTCAGAATTGACATTTGTcaggaaatgacaaagaacCTTGTTGTTTTATGTGATTTATCTGATGATGTCATGCAAAAAATGACTGATCAGGTCAAACAACTTGATAAAATCAG GATGGACGACGACTTTCGGATGATGTTCCTGTTCCAGAGGATCAGCTACTCAGAATTTGTTAATAAGTACAATGATGAGCTTCCTGAGATGCTGCAGTTTCTTGATGAGATTGAGCAGTGTGCTGTAAAGTTAGACAGCATGAATAAGGGAGCAAAGATCTCCAGTGTGGCTGGGAGCTCAGTGGGAGCTGTGGGAGGTATCCTGTCCATTGTTGGCTTAGCTTTAATTCCATTTACAGCTGGTGTGTCTTTGGGGTTGACAGTTGCTGGTGCAGCTATGGCAGGAACCAGTGGAGTGAACAGCTTGGTAACCACTGTAGTAGAAGGTAAAGTTAAtcatacacaaacacaacaagCAAATACAGCCTTTCAAAGATTCATGTTTGGTGTTCAGAGAATCCAGGACTGTCTGGAAGAGGCAGCCAAACCACCATATGCTGAAGTTACACAAAGTAGTGAAGATGTGTTTCACATGGCAGGAAAGATTGCTTCAAAGGTACGTGGTATTGAAAAGGCTGGTGACTTAATTATtgatgcagcagctgctgcaaaTGCAGGTAAAGTTGTACTACAGGAAGGAAAAGCATTGAGTACTGTATCCAGAATGGCCTCAGATGTTCCTGATATCGGTCAGGCAGCAGTTAGAGGGTCTCTTGCTATTACCAAGGGAGCCAGAGTTGGCTTTATTGCAGTCAATGCCCTCTTCCTTGGTGTGGATATCTTCTTCATCACTACAGACAGCAAGGCCCTGGCTAAAGGGACAGAGTCTAAGGTCTCCAAGTTCCTCAGAGCCAGAGCTGCTCTGTGGCTCTCAGAGATAGAGGCCTGGGGGAAAATCTGCAACTCACTGAGTAGCAGCGAACTGACCACAGAGGAAATCAGAGAAATGCTTGAGAAGCCATTTTATCCTGTTTAA
- the LOC116734979 gene encoding uncharacterized protein LOC116734979 isoform X2 produces the protein MSQERSELQKTLCQYSTETLTYIVAVRDFCKMFSEWKNCREKEMEKIRKIKKRADKIDPPSSKSSLVKRIKSKFQLNRDRKLAELEKELDEVLKETLEGLEKLKTFLDAVEKLAVTSLQVFTENQILFLPDEISFDEVQDLIKSAQQICPLLLEFKRDAATFFVPKRHNVEVLLYQLEKHVNTSERIFGNLSDRINICLKIREDIAVECDLSDDVMQKMTDQVKQLDKIRMDDDFRMMFLFQRISYSEFVKKYKDELPEMLQFLDQIEQCAVQLDSVNKGAKISSVAGSSVGAVGGIMSIVGLILIPVTFGASVGLTVAGAAVAGTSGVNSVVTTLVEGKVNHTQTQQANTAFQRFMFGVQRIQDCLEEAAKPPYAEVAQSSEDELHMAGNNAADGIEKAGELIVDAAVVPNAGKVALQEGKALSTVSRMASDVPEISQAAVKGPLALTKMARAFSIAANALFLGMNIYFITTDSKALAEGTESKVSMFLRARAALWLSEILAWTKNLQLTE, from the exons ATGTCTCAAGAAag ATCGGAACTACAGAAGACTTTGTGTCAGTATTCAACAGAAACTCTCACTTACATCGTAGCTGTGAGAGATTTCTGTAAGATGTTTTCTGAATGGAAGaactgcagagagaaagaaatggagaaaatcagaaaaatcaaaaaaaggGCTGATAAGATTGACCCTCCTTCCAGCAAGTCAAGCCTTGTGAAACGTATAAAGAGCAAATTCCAGTTAAATAGAGACAGGAAACTTGCAGAGCTGGAGAAGGAGCTGGATGAAGTGTTGAAAGAAACACTGGAGGGTTTGGAGAAACTCAAAACCTTCTTGGATGCAGTGGAGAAGCTGGCGGTCACGTCTCTGCAGGTTTTCACTGAGAACCAGATATTGTTCCTGCCTGATGAGATCAGCTTTGATGAAGTTCAGGATTTGATCAAATCTGCACAACAGATCTGCCCTCTGCTACTGGAGTTTAAAAGAGACGCAGCGACTTTCTTTGTTCCCAAAAGACACAATGTGGAGGTTCTGCTGTACCAGCTggaaaaacatgtaaacacCAGCGAGAGAATATTTGGAAACCTTTCTGACag AATCAACATTTGTCTTAAAATAAGAGAGGATATTGCTGTTGAATGTGATTTATCTGATGATGTCATGCAAAAAATGACTGATCAGGTCAAACAACTTGATAAAATCAG GATGGACGACGACTTTCGGATGATGTTCCTGTTCCAGAGGATCAGCTACTcagaatttgttaaaaagtACAAAGATGAGCTTCCTGAGATGCTGCAGTTTCTTGATCAGATTGAGCAGTGTGCTGTTCAGTTAGACAGTGTGAATAAGGGAGCAAAGATCTCCAGTGTGGCTGGGAGCTCAGTGGGAGCTGTGGGAGGTATCATGTCCATTGTTGGCCTGATTTTAATTCCAGTTACATTTGGTGCGTCTGTGGGGTTGACAGTTGCTGGTGCAGCTGTGGCAGGAACCAGTGGAGTGAACAGTGTAGTAACCACTTTAGTAGAAGGTAAAGTTAAtcatacacaaacacaacaagCAAATACAGCCTTTCAAAGATTCATGTTTGGTGTTCAAAGAATCCAGGACTGTCTGGAAGAGGCGGCCAAACCACCATATGCTGAAGTTGCACAAAGTAGTGAAGATGAGCTTCACATGGCAGGAAATAATGCTGCAGATGGTATTGAAAAGGCTGGTGAATTGATTGTTGATGCAGCTGTTGTTCCAAATGCAGGTAAAGTTGCACTACAGGAAGGGAAAGCATTGAGTACTGTATCCAGAATGGCCTCAGATGTTCCTGAAATTAGTCAGGCAGCAGTTAAAGGGCCACTTGCTCTTACCAAGATGGCCAGAGCTTTCTCTATTGCAGCCAATGCCCTCTTCCTTGGCATGAATATCTACTTCATCACTACAGACAGCAAGGCCCTGGCTGAAGGGACAGAGTCTAAGGTCTCTATGTTCCTCAGAGCCAGAGCTGCTCTGTGGCTCTCAGAGATATTGGCCTGGACAAAAAATCTGCAACTCACTGAGTAG
- the LOC116734979 gene encoding uncharacterized protein LOC116734979 isoform X1, whose amino-acid sequence MPGGFLLKHNLRLHNSKELLTKSPLENLTGPNPSSALSAGRLTQSELQKTLCQYSTETLTYIVAVRDFCKMFSEWKNCREKEMEKIRKIKKRADKIDPPSSKSSLVKRIKSKFQLNRDRKLAELEKELDEVLKETLEGLEKLKTFLDAVEKLAVTSLQVFTENQILFLPDEISFDEVQDLIKSAQQICPLLLEFKRDAATFFVPKRHNVEVLLYQLEKHVNTSERIFGNLSDRINICLKIREDIAVECDLSDDVMQKMTDQVKQLDKIRMDDDFRMMFLFQRISYSEFVKKYKDELPEMLQFLDQIEQCAVQLDSVNKGAKISSVAGSSVGAVGGIMSIVGLILIPVTFGASVGLTVAGAAVAGTSGVNSVVTTLVEGKVNHTQTQQANTAFQRFMFGVQRIQDCLEEAAKPPYAEVAQSSEDELHMAGNNAADGIEKAGELIVDAAVVPNAGKVALQEGKALSTVSRMASDVPEISQAAVKGPLALTKMARAFSIAANALFLGMNIYFITTDSKALAEGTESKVSMFLRARAALWLSEILAWTKNLQLTE is encoded by the exons ATGCCTGGTGGATTCCTGTTGAAACACAACCTCAGGCTGCACAACTCAAAGGAGCTGCTGACCAAATCACCTCTGGAAAACCTCACTGGACCAAATCCCAGCTCTGCTCTCTCTGCAGGTCGGCTGACA CA ATCGGAACTACAGAAGACTTTGTGTCAGTATTCAACAGAAACTCTCACTTACATCGTAGCTGTGAGAGATTTCTGTAAGATGTTTTCTGAATGGAAGaactgcagagagaaagaaatggagaaaatcagaaaaatcaaaaaaaggGCTGATAAGATTGACCCTCCTTCCAGCAAGTCAAGCCTTGTGAAACGTATAAAGAGCAAATTCCAGTTAAATAGAGACAGGAAACTTGCAGAGCTGGAGAAGGAGCTGGATGAAGTGTTGAAAGAAACACTGGAGGGTTTGGAGAAACTCAAAACCTTCTTGGATGCAGTGGAGAAGCTGGCGGTCACGTCTCTGCAGGTTTTCACTGAGAACCAGATATTGTTCCTGCCTGATGAGATCAGCTTTGATGAAGTTCAGGATTTGATCAAATCTGCACAACAGATCTGCCCTCTGCTACTGGAGTTTAAAAGAGACGCAGCGACTTTCTTTGTTCCCAAAAGACACAATGTGGAGGTTCTGCTGTACCAGCTggaaaaacatgtaaacacCAGCGAGAGAATATTTGGAAACCTTTCTGACag AATCAACATTTGTCTTAAAATAAGAGAGGATATTGCTGTTGAATGTGATTTATCTGATGATGTCATGCAAAAAATGACTGATCAGGTCAAACAACTTGATAAAATCAG GATGGACGACGACTTTCGGATGATGTTCCTGTTCCAGAGGATCAGCTACTcagaatttgttaaaaagtACAAAGATGAGCTTCCTGAGATGCTGCAGTTTCTTGATCAGATTGAGCAGTGTGCTGTTCAGTTAGACAGTGTGAATAAGGGAGCAAAGATCTCCAGTGTGGCTGGGAGCTCAGTGGGAGCTGTGGGAGGTATCATGTCCATTGTTGGCCTGATTTTAATTCCAGTTACATTTGGTGCGTCTGTGGGGTTGACAGTTGCTGGTGCAGCTGTGGCAGGAACCAGTGGAGTGAACAGTGTAGTAACCACTTTAGTAGAAGGTAAAGTTAAtcatacacaaacacaacaagCAAATACAGCCTTTCAAAGATTCATGTTTGGTGTTCAAAGAATCCAGGACTGTCTGGAAGAGGCGGCCAAACCACCATATGCTGAAGTTGCACAAAGTAGTGAAGATGAGCTTCACATGGCAGGAAATAATGCTGCAGATGGTATTGAAAAGGCTGGTGAATTGATTGTTGATGCAGCTGTTGTTCCAAATGCAGGTAAAGTTGCACTACAGGAAGGGAAAGCATTGAGTACTGTATCCAGAATGGCCTCAGATGTTCCTGAAATTAGTCAGGCAGCAGTTAAAGGGCCACTTGCTCTTACCAAGATGGCCAGAGCTTTCTCTATTGCAGCCAATGCCCTCTTCCTTGGCATGAATATCTACTTCATCACTACAGACAGCAAGGCCCTGGCTGAAGGGACAGAGTCTAAGGTCTCTATGTTCCTCAGAGCCAGAGCTGCTCTGTGGCTCTCAGAGATATTGGCCTGGACAAAAAATCTGCAACTCACTGAGTAG